In Miscanthus floridulus cultivar M001 chromosome 8, ASM1932011v1, whole genome shotgun sequence, the sequence TTCCTTTTCTCTTGCACGTCCTTTTTTAACACTGCAGCATTCAGTTGTCTTTCCTTATCACGGGAAAGACCATCTGAATATGAGTCATGGCGAAAACTTTCCTTGTATTTTCTAGGCTTCTCATCCTGACGAGAGCTTTGCACTGGTATCTTGTTTTTCCCATTATGAATGTTTGCATATTCCACTACTTTCTTCCTTGTATCAGAGTCAGAATCGTGACGAGAGCTTCCCACTGGCATCTTCTTTCTCTCGTCGCGAATGCCCTTCGCATGTTCTATTTTCTTCTTCCTATAGTCAATATCTGTATCAGTCTCAGAATTATGACGAGAGCTCTTCACTGGTACCTTCTTTCTCTCATCACGTTCATTCTTTGCATGTTCCATTTTGTTCTTGCCATGGCCACTATCTGTATCAGACTCCGAATCATGACGAGAGCTCTTCAACGGTATTTTCTTTCTCTCATCACGCTCATTCTTTGCATGTTCCATTTTCTTCTTGCCATAGCCACTATCGGTATCAGAGTCGGAATCATGACGAGAGCTCTTCACTGGTACCTTCTTTCTCTCATCGCGTTCACTCTTTGCATGCTCCGTTTTCTTCTTGCCATACCCACTATCTGTATCAGACTCCGAATCATGATGAGAGCTCTTCAACGGTATCTTCTTTCTCTCATCACGTTCATTCTTTGCATGTTCCATTTTCTTCTTGCCATAGCCACTATCTGTATCAGAGTCGGAATCATGACGACAGCTCTTCACTGGTACCTTCTTTCTCTCATCGCGTTCACTCTTTGCATGCTCCGTTTTCTTCTTGCCATACCCACTATCTGTATCCGCTCGGAATCATGACGAGAATTCTTTACTGGTATCTTCTTTCTCTCACCCCTATCATTCCTTGCATGTTCTGTTTTCTTCTTGCCATAGCCACTATCTGTATCAGAGTCGGAATCATGACGAGAGCTCTTCACTGGTACCTTCTTTCTCTCATCGCGTTCACTCTTTGCATGCTCCGCATTCTTCTTGCCATATCCACTATCTGTATCAGATTCGGAATCATGACGAGAATTCTTTACTGGTATCTTCTTTCTCTCACCCCTATCATTCCTTGCATGTTCTGTTTTCTTCTTGCCATAGCCACTATCTGTATCAGACTCGGAATCATGACGAGAGTTCTTCACTGGTATCTTCTTTCTTTCACCTTGATCATTCTTTGCATGTTTGGTTTTCTTCTTGCCATAGCCACTATCCGTATCAGACTCAAAATCATGACGAGAATTCTTTCCACGCTTGGCTTTCTTCCGATCGTTTTCATTTTCAAAATCATCATCTGAACCAAGACGAGGTTTCTtgtatttcttttccttcttctcatcATAATCAGTCTCTGAACCATCTTCTGAATCATGGCGAGAACCCTTCTTCTTCGTTTTAGTGTCATGATCGTGATCCGAGTCTGAGTCGTACTTGCTCTTTCTTGAACTTCTGTGTTGACTCTTTTTGTCATTCTCTtttttcttcttgctcttcttagcatcCTTTGAATCCTTGCTATCCTTTTGCCCAGCAGTATCCAGTTCCTCATAATACTTGCCAGGAACAAGCTCCCCAGATTCTACATCGCTTTCTACATCCCCCTTCTTCTTTGCATCCTCAACATCCAGCCCTAAAGCAGCCCTTAGAGTCTCAAGTTGTTTCTCCTTCCGTGCCGCAACATGGTGGCTCTGTGTGTCTGTAAACCTGAGAAAATATGGCAACTTATGATCAGAATTTAGAtaccaaaaaaaaacactcaagAGACTAAATGTTAATCAAAAACAATAATTTCATTTTCAAATGGCTATACAATCTCAGAGACTAAATGGAGGCATCCAACTAAAAAGAAAAGGCTACATGAAAGTAACGCGGTCAGCTTCTATTGTCTATCATCTGCATTAATATGCCATCCAACAGAAAAAGGTCTAATGGACAGAAAATCAACCGTTATAAAACGACAAACTTTCCCACATCTGCACAGGAATGGATGAAATCATGGCATGCAGCAAACTCTCGACATCCAAAGCTGGAAACTGATGTATCACACCATGCACAGGACAAACCCATTAATATTCAATTCGCATACAGAACCAGCTGCAAGCAATAATTTTGTTTCTGAAAGAGGACAAACTCATGAAAAACCAAGTGTAGGCATCCATCTATCTAAAACAAACTACACGAAAGAACAGCAAGAATCTTTTTTTTAAAGGAGAACAGCAAGAATCTTACCATCTATCCACTCCATCAATATGCAATTCTATGGTGGTGAACGTATAATAGACAGAAAGTAAAACAAGTCTAGAAAGCCAGACTTTCCATATGTGCAAAGCTAGGGACTGATTAATGATTATACGGTCCTAACGATGGACAAATGCAAGCACATATAAACAGAACGTGAAATTCGAATATGGGATCGCACTTTAAGTGCTATCTTTCACACTTCAAATATGAAGAAGTCTCCCAAAACTAATATTGAAGCCACTATATGTAGGTCTTGCTAGATAATTGACACGTGGCCTTATCTGCAGCAATTCTGAACCAAAACACGAAAATAGACAGCTGACCAAAACCTATGACGAGACACCGAAACCTAACACGAAAATTGTCAACTGACCAAAACCAACAAGACGCCAGCAAATCCATACCCTCTGCCGCCGGGTAAAGGTGGTCGCCCGGCGCCGGGCCCGCTCCctgcctcctccgccgccgcggccgcggcggcctcTGCCTCCGCGGCCTTGCGCGCCTCATCGACGCGCTCCTCGATCTCGCCGTCGGTGTAGCCCTGCTCCTCGAGCGCGTCCCTGAGCACGAGCAGCTTGAGCTCGACCTGGCGCTTGCGGTCGTGCTCGAGGATCTCCCTGTTGGGCTTGCGCATCCCGCCgagcccgccgccgccatcgGCGGCGTCGGGGAGCGGCGGCCTGTGTGGCCCGCCCGGCGGCCCCCCGCCGGAGGTGGAGCGGGGCTTGATGAAGAACTTGTTGGTCTGCACGTACCCGTTGGTGCCCGACCCCCGCGCGGTCTGCAGCCCGATGCCGTTGTACATCGCGGCCGGCGGGCGTGGAGACGCCGGCTGGGTCGGCGGCGGCGGAAGCCTCTGGCTAGGTTTTGGTCGGGTTGGGGCCGCGGCTTTGTGCTCGCGCGTCAGATCCCCAATTCGAGTCGGGGAGACGACGTGCGGGGTGAGAAAGCGGCTGGGTTGATATTCGGATTGTGGGCCCGTGACTTCGAGTCGGTTTGGTGGGGGCCGCGCGTCGGTCTTTGGTTGGGCGCGTAGCAGGGTGAAAATCAGCCAAGGTGCTAGTACAAGGACGGCCAAGAACGCTGCTGCTGGACTGACTGAGCCCCACATTACTGGACGGACCAGACGGTCACCAGCTGATGGGCTGGTCGACCCTGCCTGGGCCCATGGGCTGATTTTGCAATGCTTCTACTTTGTTTTGATTTTTTGAAAGTAGTTTTGCCGGTTGTCATTCAGGAATCAGGATTCTCGTCCACATACTGCGGCGATGGGTCATATTAATAATGCATTGATACCGTGTAATTAGTGGGGTCGATATGGGGATTTCATGATTTTTTTCCTGCCTTCCATGCGGGTGCTTCCGTGATTTAATGAATCGCTCGAAGGTGGAACCCTTTTCGTCCTGCTGGGTAATAGAGTCTAGAGGCAGGAGTTTGTGGGATTCTATTATTTTGATTGACATTTGTTAGTCGTACAGAAGATATTAGAAAGGTAGGAAGGCTTCCTTTAACGGGTTTTTCAAGGTTTTAAATAGCTAGCTAAG encodes:
- the LOC136468771 gene encoding uncharacterized protein, encoding MWGSVSPAAAFLAVLVLAPWLIFTLLRAQPKTDARPPPNRLEVTGPQSEYQPSRFLTPHVVSPTRIGDLTREHKAAAPTRPKPSQRLPPPPTQPASPRPPAAMYNGIGLQTARGSGTNGYVQTNKFFIKPRSTSGGGPPGGPHRPPLPDAADGGGGLGGMRKPNREILEHDRKRQVELKLLVLRDALEEQGYTDGEIEERVDEARKAAEAEAAAAAAAEEAGSGPGAGRPPLPGGRGFTDTQSHHVAARKEKQLETLRAALGLDVEDAKKKGDVESDVESGELVPGKYYEELDTAGQKDSKDSKDAKKSKKKKENDKKSQHRSSRKSKYDSDSDHDHDTKTKKKGSRHDSEDGSETDYDEKKEKKYKKPRLGSDDDFENENDRKKAKRGKNSRHDFESDTDSGYGKKKTKHAKNDQGERKKIPVKNSRHDSESDTDSGYGKKKTEHARNDRGERKKIPVKNSRHDSESDTDSGYGKKNAEHAKSERDERKKVPVKSSRHDSDSDTDSGYGKKKTEHARNDRGERKKIPVKNSRHDSERIQIVGMARRKRSMQRVNAMHDSDSDTDSGYGKKKMEHAKNERDERKKIPLKSSHHDSESDTDSGYGKKKTEHAKSERDERKKVPVKSSRHDSDSDTDSGYGKKKMEHAKNERDERKKIPLKSSRHDSESDTDSGHGKNKMEHAKNERDERKKVPVKSSRHNSETDTDIDYRKKKIEHAKGIRDERKKMPVGSSRHDSDSDTRKKVVEYANIHNGKNKIPVQSSRQDEKPRKYKESFRHDSYSDGLSRDKERQLNAAVLKKDVQEKRKLASSSESSDYSSSLSSSDSDMSADSYEEQKRSQAEGRRNELTTQRQKEEERKELEKQQQSEVERKELEKQKQREEERIEMEKKRQREREEERQREREQYGRKFGNDVERDNKRKLIDDRYDPNSSRVREEGYKDRQNRDDNRWQEEHGRHSRYMDSHDSKRSRRDDDSHYHSRGDYEQRYSRDEHRDRRRH